Proteins co-encoded in one Campylobacter concisus genomic window:
- a CDS encoding restriction endonuclease subunit S — MSEFKNLPSGWKVVRLGDAFDFLKTYTNSRESLNDYDEISYIHYGEIHKKYKFYLDFRVASLPKIHQSKLGGKPEFIKNGDLVIADASEDYIDIAKSVEIKNLEHKAVAGLHTFLLRDKGDYFADGYKGYILYEPWVAKELKKKATGISVLGISKSNLLNLKIKLPPLDEQKKIAEILSTWDEAINLTINLIESKKQFKKALMQNLLTAKIRFPEFQDKWERVKLKEIAEVYQPQTISQRELTDGGFDVYGANGIIGKYGRYNHEFEQVVIGCRGNCGAVNFTKPKSWITGNAMVINLDNSTKAIKTFIYYLLSNTNFQYLISGSGQPQITSNIRYHKIKLPNLKEQQKIADVLTACDDEINLLNLKLENLKKQKQGLMQKLLSGNIRTKVKGGKNVKMDD; from the coding sequence ATGAGCGAATTTAAAAATTTACCAAGCGGATGGAAGGTCGTGAGGCTTGGGGATGCTTTTGATTTTTTAAAAACTTATACAAATTCACGTGAAAGTCTAAATGATTATGACGAAATTTCATATATCCATTATGGGGAAATACATAAAAAATATAAATTTTACTTAGATTTTCGTGTTGCCTCTTTGCCAAAAATACATCAAAGTAAGTTGGGGGGCAAACCAGAATTTATCAAAAATGGAGATTTGGTCATTGCCGATGCTTCGGAAGATTATATAGATATCGCAAAAAGCGTGGAAATTAAAAATTTAGAACACAAAGCTGTTGCTGGGCTTCATACTTTCTTGCTTAGAGATAAAGGCGATTATTTCGCTGATGGTTATAAAGGATATATTCTTTACGAGCCTTGGGTTGCAAAAGAGCTAAAGAAAAAAGCCACAGGTATTTCTGTTTTGGGGATTTCAAAATCAAATTTATTAAATTTAAAAATCAAACTTCCGCCACTAGACGAGCAAAAAAAGATAGCGGAAATTTTATCTACTTGGGATGAGGCTATAAATTTGACTATAAATTTGATAGAAAGCAAAAAGCAGTTTAAAAAAGCTCTTATGCAAAATTTACTCACAGCCAAGATCCGCTTTCCTGAGTTCCAAGACAAGTGGGAGAGAGTAAAATTAAAGGAAATTGCTGAAGTATATCAGCCGCAAACAATTTCACAACGTGAATTAACAGATGGCGGATTTGATGTTTATGGTGCTAATGGTATTATAGGAAAATACGGTAGGTATAATCACGAATTTGAACAAGTTGTCATAGGTTGCAGAGGAAACTGTGGAGCGGTTAATTTTACAAAACCAAAATCATGGATAACTGGTAATGCTATGGTTATAAATTTAGACAATTCAACTAAAGCTATAAAAACTTTTATTTATTATTTACTATCAAATACAAATTTTCAATATCTAATCTCTGGCTCAGGACAGCCTCAAATTACAAGTAACATTAGATATCATAAAATAAAGCTTCCAAATTTAAAAGAACAACAAAAAATCGCAGATGTTTTAACGGCTTGCGATGACGAGATAAATTTACTAAATTTAAAGCTGGAAAATTTGAAAAAACAAAAACAAGGCTTGATGCAAAAACTACTAAGCGGAAACATAAGAACAAAAGTAAAAGGAGGAAAAAATGTCAAGATGGATGACTAG
- a CDS encoding restriction endonuclease subunit S — protein MIKIGDMSEIKTGLVLNRKKADKNVDEKFRYKVVSLKSFNESALFDDTFADEFISSEKISDEYKVSRGDVLLRLREPNFAVYIDKDYDDLIYSSLMVRIRVKIDKFDPRFVAHYLNSSAVKRALAPDVSGTTIAMIGVASINNLKIPAINLQTQNKIVKYLNLAREESEILQNLVAQKQRYHKSIFENLIKEEN, from the coding sequence ATGATAAAAATAGGCGATATGTCTGAGATAAAAACTGGTCTAGTTTTAAACCGCAAAAAGGCAGACAAAAACGTAGATGAGAAATTTCGCTATAAAGTAGTCTCGCTAAAGTCCTTTAATGAAAGTGCGCTTTTTGATGACACATTTGCCGATGAGTTCATATCAAGCGAAAAAATAAGCGATGAGTATAAAGTAAGCCGTGGCGATGTCTTGCTGCGCCTTAGAGAGCCGAATTTCGCCGTTTATATAGACAAAGATTATGACGATCTTATCTACTCATCTTTGATGGTTCGCATAAGGGTTAAAATCGATAAATTTGATCCGCGTTTTGTGGCGCATTATCTAAACAGCAGCGCCGTTAAAAGAGCCCTTGCACCAGATGTTTCAGGTACTACAATAGCGATGATAGGCGTTGCAAGCATAAATAATCTAAAAATACCAGCCATAAATTTGCAAACTCAAAACAAGATAGTAAAATACCTAAATTTAGCTCGCGAGGAGAGCGAAATTTTACAAAATTTAGTAGCTCAAAAGCAAAGATATCACAAAAGCATATTTGAAAATTTAATAAAAGAGGAGAACTAA
- a CDS encoding substrate-binding domain-containing protein, whose amino-acid sequence MQYTGAFAGALGKSLLALQSTTELFGARVLELSKKLRKAGLSLHFRPLCFTDYVLVVPKGNPAGIRDLKDLAEPGVRVMLPLRSSPPGSGPVKGILKNSNLTDAVMKNMVANGSCVINMMCELVDGKGDASIIEKRLTTHDRFKDKIEYMPIDEKLIPPGPLTFTLNIMKYVKDERLANDFADFVCGTEGQEIFKKHGFTSIYSARGLELIERFGVKDV is encoded by the coding sequence ATCCAATACACCGGCGCATTTGCTGGTGCTCTTGGCAAGTCGCTTTTAGCACTTCAAAGCACGACCGAGCTCTTTGGAGCAAGAGTCTTAGAGCTTTCTAAAAAACTTCGCAAAGCTGGTCTTAGCCTCCACTTTAGGCCGCTATGCTTTACTGACTATGTCCTAGTCGTGCCAAAAGGCAACCCTGCTGGCATTCGCGACTTAAAAGACCTTGCAGAGCCTGGAGTTAGAGTGATGCTGCCTCTTAGATCATCGCCCCCTGGCAGTGGCCCAGTCAAAGGGATCTTAAAAAACTCAAACCTCACTGATGCGGTGATGAAAAATATGGTCGCAAACGGATCATGCGTCATAAATATGATGTGCGAGCTAGTTGATGGCAAGGGCGATGCTTCGATCATCGAAAAGCGCCTAACAACGCACGATAGGTTTAAAGATAAGATTGAGTATATGCCCATCGATGAAAAGCTCATCCCGCCTGGACCGCTCACTTTTACACTAAATATAATGAAATATGTAAAAGATGAAAGACTCGCAAATGACTTTGCAGACTTTGTTTGTGGCACCGAAGGGCAAGAAATTTTTAAAAAACATGGCTTTACCTCCATTTATTCAGCGCGTGGGCTAGAGCTTATAGAAAGGTTTGGTGTAAAAGATGTGTAG
- a CDS encoding 4Fe-4S binding protein produces MLFGRAFCGWVCPAGFVNQMLGKFAFFKLKIRSKKLIFAQIGMLATTAVSLWVYFVWGNPRMMIPIRTSDEYLTAVTLSLRFGEWEWVTRTVIIISVILASLIIANLWCRFVCPSGGVLEILRRFSIFRVYKTSACDDCDACLRKCEMGTRPDEINCTNCGDCLNVCHANAIKFGRKKS; encoded by the coding sequence ATCCTCTTTGGTAGGGCATTTTGTGGCTGGGTCTGTCCAGCTGGCTTTGTCAATCAAATGCTTGGTAAATTTGCATTTTTCAAGCTAAAAATTCGCAGCAAAAAGCTAATATTCGCTCAAATAGGCATGCTAGCTACCACAGCAGTCAGCCTTTGGGTCTATTTCGTCTGGGGCAATCCTCGCATGATGATACCTATAAGAACGAGCGACGAGTACCTAACTGCCGTTACTTTGTCACTTCGCTTTGGCGAATGGGAGTGGGTCACTCGCACAGTGATCATCATCTCAGTAATACTAGCCTCGCTAATCATAGCTAACCTTTGGTGCCGCTTCGTCTGCCCATCAGGCGGCGTGCTTGAAATTTTGCGTAGATTTTCGATATTTCGCGTCTATAAAACAAGTGCCTGTGACGACTGCGACGCGTGCTTGCGCAAGTGCGAGATGGGGACGAGACCTGATGAGATAAACTGCACAAACTGCGGTGACTGCCTCAATGTCTGCCATGCAAATGCCATTAAATTTGGAAGGAAAAAGAGCTAA
- a CDS encoding type I restriction-modification system subunit M — translation MQKTTQDTINNVVWKACDTFRGTMDGSDYKDYVLTMLFVKYLSDFYKEKLELLKAEYGDKRERIEAKLKKEKFKLDESCTFEYLLAHKEAVNLGEIMNKTLEKIEEDNKDKLEGIFRSIDFNNKNKLGDTKERNAILKNLLEDFSDARLDLRPSMLEGNDIIGDAYEYLIAHFASDAGKKGGEFYTPSEVSTLLAKLVEPKEGDMIYDPTCGSGSLLIKASKEVGSKNFRLYGQEKNGQTHALCKMNMFLHEINDAVIEWGDTIRNPLHLQDNLIKTFDIVVANPPFSLDKWGADFAGNDPFMRFANYALPPKSKGDYAFVVHMIKSLNSNGKMGVVLPHGVLFRGANEGKIRQKLIEENLLDAVIGLPANLFYGTSIPACILVFKKNRANEDVLFIDASKEFEKGKNQNSLTEQNIKKIVTTYKNRSEIEKYSHLASLSEIKDNDYNLNIPRYVDTFEEEELVDIEATKAEISRLEAELKSVQSKMSDYLAELGL, via the coding sequence ATGCAAAAGACCACTCAAGATACCATAAATAACGTAGTTTGGAAGGCTTGCGACACGTTTCGCGGCACGATGGATGGAAGCGACTATAAAGACTATGTTTTAACGATGCTTTTTGTTAAGTATCTATCTGATTTTTATAAAGAAAAGCTCGAATTGCTTAAAGCCGAATACGGCGACAAGCGCGAGAGGATCGAAGCAAAGCTAAAGAAAGAGAAATTTAAGCTTGATGAGAGTTGCACCTTTGAGTATCTTTTGGCGCACAAAGAGGCCGTAAATTTAGGCGAGATAATGAACAAAACTCTAGAAAAGATCGAAGAAGACAATAAAGATAAGCTTGAGGGCATCTTTAGAAGCATCGACTTTAATAACAAAAACAAGCTTGGCGACACGAAAGAGAGAAACGCCATCTTGAAAAATTTGCTTGAAGATTTTAGCGACGCTAGGCTAGATCTTCGCCCATCTATGCTTGAGGGCAACGACATAATAGGCGACGCATACGAGTATCTTATAGCTCATTTTGCAAGTGACGCAGGCAAAAAAGGCGGAGAGTTTTACACACCAAGCGAGGTTTCGACGCTTCTTGCAAAGCTAGTCGAGCCAAAAGAGGGCGATATGATCTACGATCCTACTTGCGGCTCTGGCTCGCTTCTTATCAAGGCTTCAAAAGAGGTCGGCAGCAAAAATTTCCGCCTTTACGGACAAGAAAAAAACGGACAAACTCACGCGCTTTGCAAGATGAATATGTTTTTACATGAGATAAACGACGCCGTCATTGAGTGGGGCGACACGATCAGAAACCCGCTTCATCTGCAAGACAACCTTATAAAGACATTTGATATAGTCGTGGCAAATCCACCCTTTAGCCTAGATAAATGGGGTGCTGACTTTGCTGGGAACGATCCTTTTATGAGATTTGCTAACTACGCTTTGCCGCCAAAGAGCAAGGGGGATTACGCATTTGTCGTGCACATGATAAAAAGTCTAAACAGCAACGGCAAAATGGGCGTCGTGCTTCCGCATGGAGTGCTATTTCGCGGAGCAAATGAGGGTAAGATCCGCCAAAAGCTAATCGAAGAAAATTTACTTGATGCCGTCATCGGACTACCGGCAAATTTATTTTACGGCACGAGCATCCCTGCTTGCATACTCGTTTTTAAGAAAAACCGTGCAAACGAAGATGTGCTATTTATCGACGCTAGCAAAGAATTTGAAAAAGGCAAAAACCAAAACTCACTAACCGAGCAAAATATCAAAAAGATAGTCACTACCTATAAAAACAGAAGCGAGATAGAAAAATACTCCCACCTAGCAAGCCTTAGCGAGATAAAAGATAACGACTACAACCTAAACATCCCTCGCTACGTCGATACTTTTGAAGAAGAAGAGCTTGTGGATATCGAGGCTACAAAGGCTGAGATTTCACGTTTAGAAGCTGAGCTAAAAAGTGTTCAAAGCAAGATGAGCGACTATCTTGCGGAGCTTGGGTTATGA
- a CDS encoding sensor histidine kinase — protein MLLRIKQALANIPITARVTLWYSFFIIVIVAVLIAISAVVADEVFEDVSQKKLAKSVTKIANNMDEFEPYDDGIFFIKYNAKGDVIGGLAPKRFQISLKMNSGAVQLYEEGENRFYYYDIAAKGKDVWVRGVINAEKFFKKEGLFLLALGVFVPVLFLFVLYGGYKTIKNAMKPVATMSKTALEIGSSRDFSKRIDLPAGKDELHALASVFNQMLDSLERVYQSEKQLTSDISHELRTPLSVIMAESDYAKNYSQNLDEAKESLEVISRQSRKITSLIDQILELSRLEAGRNLELKRINLSSILQNLASDYEKLASAKGLKFSCVVAPNVQILGNELMISRLVDNFLSNALKFAEAKIELTLSVSKTHALLSVKDDGLGISKKDIELIWNKFYQVESSRNKSQNRGSGLGLAIAANIAKIHSAKLGVKSEAGAGSEFWVEFDLVNLKQV, from the coding sequence ATGTTGTTAAGGATTAAGCAAGCTCTCGCAAACATACCGATAACGGCTCGTGTAACGCTTTGGTACTCATTTTTTATCATCGTTATCGTGGCGGTTCTCATTGCCATCTCAGCGGTCGTGGCAGATGAGGTTTTTGAGGATGTGAGCCAAAAAAAGCTAGCCAAATCAGTCACCAAGATCGCCAATAATATGGATGAATTTGAGCCATATGATGATGGGATATTTTTTATAAAATATAACGCAAAAGGCGATGTAATCGGCGGCTTAGCGCCAAAGCGCTTTCAAATTTCACTTAAAATGAATAGTGGTGCGGTGCAACTTTATGAAGAAGGTGAAAACCGCTTTTACTACTACGATATCGCAGCTAAAGGCAAAGACGTCTGGGTCAGAGGCGTGATAAACGCGGAGAAATTTTTCAAAAAAGAGGGGCTATTTTTACTAGCGCTGGGCGTTTTTGTGCCGGTTTTATTTCTCTTTGTGCTTTACGGCGGTTACAAAACGATAAAAAATGCGATGAAACCAGTCGCTACGATGTCAAAAACTGCGCTTGAGATAGGCAGCAGCCGGGACTTCTCAAAGCGCATAGACCTACCTGCTGGCAAAGACGAGCTACACGCGCTTGCGAGCGTTTTTAACCAGATGCTTGACTCCCTCGAAAGGGTCTATCAAAGCGAAAAACAGCTCACCTCAGACATCTCGCACGAGCTACGAACGCCGCTATCTGTCATCATGGCTGAGAGCGACTATGCTAAAAATTACTCGCAAAATTTGGACGAGGCCAAGGAGTCGCTGGAGGTCATCTCTAGGCAGTCAAGAAAGATAACCTCGCTTATAGATCAAATTTTGGAGCTTTCAAGGTTGGAGGCTGGCAGAAATTTGGAGCTAAAACGCATAAATTTAAGCTCTATCTTGCAAAATTTAGCCAGTGATTATGAGAAGCTAGCAAGTGCAAAGGGGCTAAAATTTAGCTGCGTTGTAGCGCCAAATGTCCAAATCCTTGGCAATGAGCTGATGATATCAAGGCTAGTGGATAACTTTTTAAGCAACGCACTAAAATTTGCAGAAGCTAAGATCGAGCTAACTTTAAGTGTGTCAAAAACGCACGCACTTTTGTCTGTAAAAGACGATGGCTTAGGCATCTCTAAAAAAGATATCGAGCTAATCTGGAATAAATTTTATCAAGTTGAAAGCTCAAGAAACAAAAGCCAAAACAGAGGCAGTGGCCTTGGTCTGGCCATTGCTGCAAATATAGCTAAAATTCACAGCGCAAAGCTAGGCGTAAAAAGCGAAGCAGGAGCTGGAAGCGAATTTTGGGTGGAATTTGATCTGGTAAATTTAAAGCAAGTATAA
- the nifB gene encoding nitrogenase cofactor biosynthesis protein NifB translates to MIFRTKADLDSHPCFNKKASANYGRVHLPVAPHCNIQCNFCNRIYDCANENRPGVTAKVQTPDESVKFLEKLFKFRQDISVIGIAGPGDPMCDADKTLATFEKCKSHFPNTLLCLSTNGLALPEHVDEIVRLGVSHVTVTVNAVTPDVGSKVYSWVRYENKNYYGEEAARILLARQDEGIRKLKEAGMLVKINTVVIPGVNMDHVQSISAKAKQWGADIMNCMAMIPVHDTPFENLKSPSTDEIHRIRRSIGSDINQMSHCSRCRADACGKLGER, encoded by the coding sequence ATGATTTTTCGCACTAAGGCTGATCTAGACAGCCACCCATGCTTTAACAAAAAGGCCTCCGCTAACTACGGACGCGTGCATCTACCAGTTGCCCCACACTGCAACATCCAGTGCAACTTCTGCAACCGCATATATGACTGCGCTAATGAAAACCGCCCTGGCGTAACAGCAAAGGTGCAAACGCCAGATGAATCAGTGAAATTTTTAGAAAAGCTCTTTAAATTTAGACAAGACATATCCGTCATCGGCATCGCTGGACCTGGTGATCCGATGTGCGACGCTGACAAGACGCTAGCGACCTTTGAAAAGTGTAAGTCTCACTTCCCAAATACCCTGCTATGCCTCTCAACTAATGGCTTAGCACTGCCTGAGCATGTTGATGAGATCGTGCGTCTTGGCGTGAGCCACGTGACAGTAACGGTTAATGCCGTGACGCCAGATGTTGGCTCAAAGGTCTATTCGTGGGTGAGGTATGAAAATAAAAACTACTACGGCGAGGAGGCTGCTAGGATACTGCTAGCACGCCAGGACGAGGGCATCCGCAAGCTAAAAGAGGCTGGTATGCTAGTAAAGATAAACACCGTAGTCATCCCTGGGGTCAATATGGACCACGTCCAAAGCATCTCGGCAAAAGCAAAGCAATGGGGAGCTGATATAATGAACTGCATGGCGATGATACCGGTGCATGATACGCCTTTTGAAAATTTAAAATCCCCTTCAACTGATGAGATCCACCGCATCCGCAGATCAATAGGTAGTGACATAAATCAAATGTCACATTGCAGTAGATGCCGCGCTGATGCATGTGGCAAACTTGGCGAGAGATAG
- a CDS encoding type I restriction endonuclease subunit R, producing the protein MTPDTSENKIQQNSINLLQSLGYKFISREENLKLRGGKTSEVLFREILTKKLGEINGYEYKGKRYKFSQSNVLKAVDELAGVSLNEGLMVANERITNLLLLGTSLEENLEDETRRSFSFKFIDFENLQNNDFYVTEEFEVSRVSQSDVQKHRRPDLVLFINGIPIVVIELKKSSVSFENGIKQLEKEQGKDEIAHLFKYIQLTIAANGSGARYGTTGTPFKFYSVWKEQDKAKAKESLKSVINGREVSALDMTLFALLSKDRLLRLVRHYIVFDKKMKKVCRYQQFFAIEETLKRVSMVKDGVRAGGLIWHTQGSGKSLTMVMLTKLLKQIYINSKIIVVTDRIDLDGQIHETFENTDVKAGRASSGSDLIEKLQSGISVITTLVHKFEKVKNQKIVIRDGDIFVLVDESHRTQGGDLHKAMKKALPLACYIGFTGTPLLKREKNSFAKFGGEIHRYTIDDAVKDGAVLPLLYEGRYVGQGVLDPDGLTRKFDLISKELSDEAKRDLQQKWARFERVASSEQRLELIAVDINEHIKKTLKKSGFKAMLATQRKYDAIKYHEIFEEFGEIKSAYVISSNEHEELEGGHKEYVAKAWQETIKGYGSEEAYLKHVKDEFIYGDEIDLLIVVDKLLTGFDAPRASTLYIDKQLKEHNLLQAIARVNRLYDGKDYGYIIDYRGLLGELDQALTSYASLSGFDPEDITGAVIDVRSEIIKAKTYYTHLDDLFSSVKFKDDLESYVAVLEDVQKRDDFKEWLSQFARAFKLALSSEKIYDILSEEEIKTYKQRVKFYNELRKAVQLRYHEACDFGKYEAQMQKLLDTYVNAQGVNELTKLVNIFETEFDDEVQRVEGKNAKADTIISAVSAVVKEKMDSNPAFYKSIAQQIQDIINEYKAKRLSEEEKLAKAKLLKDLITGALKPNEDRYPKEFNGKKILFAIYDNLLDILGDVELADVEVVAKNLSVKFYEIYKEASKKPEWHNNKDVENEITSAMEDALWEIEDEYDVSIDEKEKIYQTIRGIEISFYA; encoded by the coding sequence ATGACCCCAGATACTTCAGAAAATAAGATCCAGCAAAATAGCATAAATTTACTTCAAAGCTTGGGCTATAAATTTATAAGCAGGGAGGAAAATTTAAAGCTTCGAGGCGGTAAAACCAGCGAGGTTTTGTTTAGGGAAATTTTAACCAAAAAGCTTGGCGAGATAAATGGCTACGAGTATAAGGGCAAGCGATATAAATTTAGCCAAAGTAACGTTTTAAAAGCGGTCGATGAGCTAGCTGGGGTATCTTTAAACGAAGGGCTAATGGTCGCAAACGAAAGGATCACAAATTTGCTCTTGCTTGGAACCAGTTTAGAAGAAAATTTAGAAGATGAGACGAGAAGAAGCTTCTCTTTTAAATTTATAGACTTTGAAAATTTACAAAACAACGACTTCTATGTAACAGAAGAATTTGAAGTAAGCAGAGTAAGCCAGAGCGACGTGCAAAAGCATAGAAGGCCTGATCTCGTGCTTTTTATAAACGGTATACCAATAGTCGTGATCGAGCTTAAAAAATCAAGCGTGAGCTTTGAAAACGGCATAAAGCAGCTTGAAAAAGAGCAGGGCAAAGATGAGATAGCGCATCTTTTTAAATACATCCAGCTAACCATCGCAGCAAACGGAAGTGGAGCAAGATACGGCACTACTGGAACGCCGTTTAAATTTTATAGTGTGTGGAAAGAACAAGACAAAGCAAAAGCAAAAGAGAGCTTAAAGAGCGTGATAAATGGTAGAGAGGTAAGCGCGCTTGATATGACGCTCTTTGCGCTACTATCTAAAGATAGACTACTAAGGCTAGTTAGGCACTATATAGTGTTTGATAAGAAAATGAAAAAGGTTTGCCGCTATCAGCAGTTCTTCGCTATCGAAGAGACGCTAAAGAGAGTATCAATGGTAAAGGACGGCGTAAGAGCGGGCGGACTCATCTGGCACACGCAAGGAAGCGGCAAGTCGCTCACGATGGTGATGCTAACAAAGCTTTTAAAGCAAATTTATATAAACTCAAAGATCATCGTCGTAACTGACAGGATAGATCTAGATGGGCAGATACACGAGACTTTTGAAAATACGGATGTAAAAGCAGGGCGAGCAAGCAGCGGAAGCGATCTGATAGAAAAGCTACAAAGCGGCATTAGCGTGATAACTACGCTCGTGCATAAATTTGAAAAGGTAAAAAATCAAAAGATAGTGATAAGAGATGGCGATATATTCGTGCTAGTGGATGAGAGCCACCGCACGCAAGGCGGAGATTTACATAAGGCTATGAAAAAAGCGCTGCCTCTTGCTTGTTATATAGGATTTACCGGCACGCCGCTTTTAAAGCGTGAGAAAAACAGCTTTGCTAAATTTGGCGGAGAAATTCATAGATATACGATAGATGACGCGGTAAAAGACGGAGCTGTGTTGCCGCTACTTTACGAGGGGCGATACGTGGGTCAAGGGGTGCTAGATCCTGATGGGCTAACTAGGAAATTTGATCTAATATCAAAAGAGCTAAGCGATGAGGCCAAAAGGGACTTGCAACAAAAATGGGCGAGGTTTGAGCGCGTGGCATCTAGCGAGCAAAGGCTAGAACTGATAGCTGTGGATATAAATGAGCATATTAAAAAGACTTTGAAAAAAAGTGGCTTTAAGGCGATGCTAGCAACGCAAAGAAAATATGACGCCATAAAATATCATGAGATATTTGAGGAATTTGGAGAGATAAAAAGTGCCTATGTGATATCAAGCAACGAGCACGAGGAGCTTGAGGGCGGGCATAAAGAGTATGTCGCAAAGGCGTGGCAAGAGACTATAAAGGGCTACGGCAGCGAGGAAGCGTATCTAAAGCATGTGAAGGATGAATTTATTTATGGCGATGAGATAGATTTGCTTATTGTTGTGGATAAGCTTTTAACTGGCTTTGACGCGCCAAGAGCAAGCACGCTTTATATAGATAAGCAGCTAAAAGAGCATAATTTGCTCCAAGCTATAGCTAGAGTAAATAGGCTTTATGATGGGAAAGATTATGGCTATATTATTGATTATAGAGGGCTTCTTGGCGAGCTTGATCAGGCGCTTACTAGCTATGCTTCGCTAAGTGGCTTTGACCCAGAGGATATAACTGGAGCCGTAATAGACGTAAGAAGCGAGATCATAAAGGCAAAGACTTACTATACTCATCTGGATGATCTTTTTAGCAGTGTGAAATTTAAAGACGATCTAGAAAGCTACGTGGCGGTTTTAGAGGACGTGCAAAAACGAGATGACTTTAAAGAGTGGTTATCGCAGTTTGCTAGGGCGTTTAAACTAGCGCTTTCAAGTGAGAAAATTTATGACATATTAAGCGAAGAGGAGATCAAAACTTATAAGCAAAGGGTTAAATTTTATAACGAGCTAAGAAAGGCTGTGCAGCTAAGATATCATGAGGCTTGTGACTTTGGCAAATATGAAGCGCAGATGCAAAAGCTGCTTGATACTTACGTAAATGCACAAGGGGTCAATGAGCTTACAAAGCTTGTAAATATCTTTGAGACGGAATTTGACGATGAGGTGCAAAGGGTTGAGGGTAAAAATGCAAAGGCTGATACTATCATCAGCGCCGTAAGCGCGGTGGTAAAAGAGAAAATGGACTCAAATCCAGCCTTTTATAAATCAATAGCACAGCAGATACAAGATATCATCAACGAGTATAAAGCAAAAAGGCTAAGTGAGGAAGAAAAACTTGCCAAAGCAAAACTACTAAAAGACCTAATAACTGGCGCTTTAAAGCCAAATGAAGACAGGTATCCAAAAGAATTTAATGGTAAGAAAATTTTATTTGCTATTTATGATAATTTGCTTGACATTTTGGGGGATGTGGAGCTTGCGGATGTTGAGGTGGTCGCTAAAAATTTGAGCGTGAAATTTTATGAAATTTACAAAGAGGCCTCAAAAAAACCAGAATGGCACAATAATAAAGATGTAGAAAATGAGATAACAAGCGCTATGGAGGACGCTCTTTGGGAGATAGAGGACGAATATGACGTTTCTATCGATGAGAAGGAAAAAATTTACCAAACTATCCGTGGAATAGAGATAAGTTTTTATGCTTGA
- a CDS encoding twin-arginine translocation signal domain-containing protein: MELKQTGISRRGFLKGALATAAAATPQTMLAGFTPFKSDSLQVWS; the protein is encoded by the coding sequence ATGGAATTAAAACAAACCGGTATATCACGCCGTGGCTTTTTAAAAGGTGCTTTAGCCACAGCTGCTGCTGCCACGCCACAAACGATGCTGGCTGGCTTTACGCCATTTAAGTCTGACTCGCTTCAGGTTTGGTCGTGA
- a CDS encoding M48 family metallopeptidase, which yields MLEGVKIVRKDVKNITLKVRPNGEAILTAPKTASDEHIKFIIKKRAKWIAQKRAFFASFRTPEKEYVSGEDFKYLGRSYRLKVVQSKEERVKLQRGYLELFVKDKSDIKRKEKLVYEWYHEKAMLYFFNILQEFNKIVKQDIKSVKIRQMKTRWGSCNPYKSYINLNIGLIKKPKSCIEYVVFHELAHLLYPNHLKKFYDYLTLYMPDWQKRKEILERV from the coding sequence ATGCTTGAAGGCGTAAAAATCGTCCGAAAAGACGTAAAAAATATCACTTTAAAAGTTAGACCAAATGGCGAAGCGATCCTAACGGCGCCAAAAACGGCAAGCGATGAGCATATAAAATTTATCATAAAAAAAAGAGCTAAATGGATAGCGCAAAAGCGCGCGTTTTTTGCCTCGTTTAGGACGCCCGAAAAAGAATACGTAAGTGGCGAAGACTTTAAATATCTTGGGCGAAGCTACCGGCTTAAAGTCGTGCAGTCTAAAGAGGAGCGCGTAAAGCTACAAAGAGGCTATCTGGAGCTCTTTGTGAAAGATAAAAGCGATATAAAACGAAAAGAAAAATTGGTCTATGAGTGGTATCACGAAAAGGCGATGCTATATTTTTTTAATATCTTGCAAGAGTTTAACAAGATAGTAAAACAAGATATCAAAAGCGTAAAGATAAGGCAGATGAAGACAAGATGGGGGAGTTGCAATCCTTATAAATCATATATAAATTTAAACATAGGACTCATCAAAAAACCAAAATCGTGCATCGAGTATGTCGTATTTCACGAGCTTGCTCACCTACTGTATCCAAATCACTTAAAGAAATTTTATGACTATCTAACGCTTTATATGCCTGACTGGCAAAAACGAAAGGAAATTTTAGAGAGAGTTTAG